In one Cloacibacillus porcorum genomic region, the following are encoded:
- a CDS encoding tetratricopeptide repeat protein has product MKNEENIDGENIKCPDIVPEDQKGMTEEELEWSVKNPPRPKVPRYVFIALALILLVAFGGGSWWYYRKNVLPEKYYLRATTLMKDKQYARAEELYRRIMKIRPERRDVLYNIAYCKEETGETAEAIKYYEEHLKTAKNDTKAMTRLGWLYMKGGDYEQALKWLKEAASRDKKNDELWRLTAEAAVKAGDGEEAGKAWSHIATLCKEPDKIMACGKELLALKDYRRALDVYALAAKAAPDDKRPLHGMSAARAMLGLPTEAKFVIKPGESLGLIKLDASKEEVKEEMGGRAPDAKIFGLVGGKSMMADHPVEIWLYNEGDPQRELRVIFISGKVNEIETASPLYKTEEGLGLSNFLLAKNADKIKWRKEARNSALVCLAKGGGLTFFASGLNEAGTEAKYKRLRVHHGEVSIDNVDGFSLMNLGSR; this is encoded by the coding sequence ATGAAAAACGAAGAAAATATTGACGGCGAAAATATTAAGTGTCCAGATATCGTACCAGAAGATCAAAAGGGCATGACCGAAGAGGAGCTTGAGTGGAGCGTAAAAAACCCGCCGCGCCCGAAGGTCCCGAGATATGTCTTTATCGCCCTGGCGCTGATCCTCCTCGTCGCTTTTGGAGGCGGAAGCTGGTGGTACTACAGAAAAAACGTGCTCCCTGAGAAATACTACCTGCGCGCCACGACGCTGATGAAAGACAAACAGTATGCCAGGGCCGAGGAGCTTTACCGCCGGATAATGAAGATCCGCCCCGAGAGGCGCGACGTCCTCTACAACATCGCCTACTGCAAAGAGGAGACCGGCGAGACGGCGGAGGCGATAAAATATTACGAGGAGCACCTAAAAACCGCCAAGAATGACACCAAGGCGATGACTCGCCTCGGCTGGCTTTATATGAAGGGCGGAGACTACGAACAGGCGCTTAAGTGGCTCAAGGAGGCGGCCTCCCGCGATAAAAAGAACGACGAGCTCTGGCGGCTCACCGCCGAGGCGGCGGTGAAGGCCGGCGACGGCGAGGAGGCCGGCAAAGCCTGGTCGCATATTGCGACGCTCTGCAAGGAGCCCGACAAGATCATGGCCTGCGGCAAAGAGCTGCTCGCGCTCAAAGATTACCGCCGTGCGCTCGACGTATACGCCCTCGCGGCCAAGGCGGCGCCCGACGACAAGCGGCCGCTCCACGGAATGAGCGCGGCGAGGGCGATGCTTGGTCTGCCGACGGAGGCGAAATTCGTCATCAAACCGGGAGAATCGCTCGGCCTTATAAAGCTGGACGCCTCCAAAGAAGAGGTCAAAGAGGAGATGGGCGGCAGAGCGCCCGACGCCAAGATATTCGGCCTCGTCGGCGGCAAATCGATGATGGCCGATCACCCCGTAGAAATCTGGCTCTATAACGAGGGAGACCCGCAGCGGGAGCTGCGCGTGATATTCATCTCCGGCAAAGTCAACGAAATAGAGACAGCCTCGCCGCTCTACAAGACGGAAGAGGGGCTCGGCCTGTCAAACTTCCTGCTCGCGAAAAACGCCGATAAGATAAAGTGGCGCAAAGAGGCGCGCAACAGCGCGCTGGTCTGTCTGGCGAAGGGCGGCGGCCTCACCTTCTTCGCCTCCGGGCTCAACGAGGCAGGCACCGAGGCGAAGTACAAACGCCTGCGCGTGCACCACGGAGAGGTCAGCATCGACAACGTCGACGGCTTTTCGCTGATGAACCTCGGCAGCAGATAA
- a CDS encoding 2-phosphosulfolactate phosphatase translates to MKYIFDVAFLPSEVFKDHDVRIVVDLLRATTQITTFFDGGGSVLVPLKEVEAAFEMKERLGKDWKIMGERGGLPAPGFDFGNSPLELLEAGVPEFAIITTSNGTRALMRAAEGCGRVLAGCARNAEAVCWDALCSGNNVGIICAGRNGEFSLEDTVCAGMLVEKLLALAPANGAEEMELTDGAMSAMALWHHFGPDITVVCQESTHGKILSGLGFDNDLFFCGEVDSSSTVPVLKDVDGVPALVGR, encoded by the coding sequence TTGAAATACATATTTGATGTTGCATTTCTTCCCTCTGAAGTTTTTAAGGATCATGATGTACGGATAGTGGTGGATCTCCTGCGCGCGACCACCCAGATCACCACCTTTTTCGACGGCGGCGGCAGCGTGCTCGTCCCGCTGAAGGAGGTTGAGGCGGCCTTTGAGATGAAGGAGCGGCTCGGCAAAGACTGGAAGATCATGGGAGAGCGCGGCGGTCTGCCCGCGCCGGGCTTCGATTTCGGCAATTCGCCGCTGGAGCTGCTGGAGGCCGGTGTGCCGGAGTTTGCGATCATTACCACCTCGAACGGTACGCGCGCGCTGATGCGCGCCGCCGAGGGCTGCGGGCGCGTGCTCGCCGGCTGCGCGCGCAACGCGGAGGCGGTCTGCTGGGACGCCCTCTGTTCGGGAAATAATGTCGGGATAATCTGCGCCGGGCGCAACGGCGAGTTTTCGCTCGAGGATACGGTCTGCGCAGGGATGCTGGTAGAGAAACTGCTGGCCCTCGCCCCCGCGAACGGCGCGGAAGAGATGGAGCTCACCGACGGCGCGATGTCGGCGATGGCGCTCTGGCACCATTTCGGCCCTGATATCACAGTGGTCTGTCAGGAGTCGACGCACGGGAAGATTCTCTCTGGGCTTGGCTTTGACAACGACCTGTTTTTCTGCGGCGAGGTCGACTCAAGCTCTACGGTGCCGGTATTAAAGGATGTCGACGGCGTGCCCGCGCTGGTCGGCAGATAG
- the recQ gene encoding DNA helicase RecQ: protein MGQTEQALEVLKKVFGYGSFRKGQQEIIEAVTSGRDALGIMPTGAGKSLCYQIPAILSGGTAIIISPLISLMKDQVDALVQNGVSAASINSAVDWETASDIFREVRQGRVSLLYVAPERLEGEGFAEFLRSIDIGLVVVDEAHCVSQWGHDFRPSYLNIAPVIASLPKRPTVAAFTATATPEVRDDIISQLALREPFTLTTGFDRENLFFHVEHPADKNAALIQYVRQFPDVSGIVYASTRKNVESICERLRGHGINAVRYHAGLSDEERRRNQESFIYDRASIMVATNAFGMGIDKSNVRYVIHYNMPSNLDAYYQEAGRAGRDGLPADCILFYGSRDIMTARFFIAQSPEETRPAAYRKLQAMVDYCHTNNCLRGYILSYFGESGVPEKCSACGNCTNEIERVDITVEAQKILSCVYRMAQASGGGKYGSVMLVNVLRGSKREEVRRLGFDKISTWGLLKEHSAQNVHEMINFLISENYLQMENSDYPVLSFTERTMPFLRSATPLIMRRTEERAQKAERLKKRAKSVEIVRSELFEELRALRRAIATEEGVPPYVVFTDKTLSAICDMLPTDEEEFLEVPGVGAAKLERYGEAFIDAVNDWKGRQG from the coding sequence ATGGGACAGACAGAGCAGGCGCTTGAAGTTTTAAAAAAGGTATTTGGCTACGGCTCCTTCAGAAAGGGGCAGCAGGAGATCATCGAGGCCGTGACCTCGGGCCGTGACGCGCTCGGCATCATGCCGACGGGCGCGGGAAAGTCCCTCTGCTATCAGATTCCCGCGATCCTCAGCGGCGGCACCGCCATCATCATCTCCCCACTTATATCACTTATGAAAGACCAGGTGGACGCCCTCGTACAGAACGGCGTGAGCGCCGCCTCGATAAACAGCGCGGTGGACTGGGAGACGGCCTCCGACATCTTCCGCGAGGTACGCCAGGGACGGGTGAGCCTGCTCTACGTCGCGCCGGAGCGGCTTGAGGGCGAGGGCTTCGCTGAGTTCCTGCGCTCCATCGATATAGGTCTCGTCGTCGTCGACGAGGCGCACTGCGTCTCCCAGTGGGGACACGACTTCCGCCCCTCATACCTCAACATCGCCCCAGTGATCGCCTCGCTGCCCAAACGCCCCACGGTAGCCGCCTTCACGGCGACCGCCACCCCCGAGGTGCGGGACGACATCATCTCCCAGCTTGCGCTGCGGGAACCCTTTACGCTGACGACGGGATTCGACAGAGAAAACCTCTTCTTCCACGTCGAACATCCCGCCGACAAAAACGCCGCGCTGATACAATATGTCCGGCAGTTCCCCGATGTGTCGGGCATCGTCTACGCCTCCACGCGGAAAAATGTCGAATCGATATGCGAACGGCTGCGCGGACATGGGATAAACGCCGTCCGCTATCACGCGGGACTCTCCGACGAAGAACGACGGCGGAACCAGGAATCGTTCATCTACGACAGAGCCTCGATAATGGTCGCGACAAACGCCTTTGGCATGGGTATAGACAAGTCAAACGTACGCTACGTCATCCACTACAATATGCCCTCTAACCTCGACGCCTACTATCAGGAGGCGGGACGCGCGGGACGCGACGGACTGCCCGCCGACTGCATTCTATTCTACGGTTCGAGAGATATCATGACCGCGCGCTTCTTTATCGCCCAAAGCCCAGAGGAGACGCGGCCGGCCGCCTACCGCAAATTGCAGGCGATGGTCGACTACTGCCACACCAACAACTGCCTGCGCGGCTACATCCTGAGCTACTTTGGAGAGAGCGGAGTCCCGGAAAAATGCAGCGCCTGCGGCAACTGCACGAACGAGATAGAGCGCGTCGACATCACCGTCGAGGCACAGAAGATACTCTCCTGCGTCTACCGCATGGCCCAGGCGAGCGGCGGCGGCAAATACGGCTCCGTGATGCTCGTCAACGTGCTGCGCGGCTCGAAACGCGAGGAGGTGCGTAGGCTCGGCTTCGATAAAATATCCACCTGGGGGCTGCTCAAGGAACACAGCGCTCAGAACGTACACGAGATGATAAACTTCCTCATCTCGGAAAACTATCTGCAGATGGAAAACAGCGACTACCCCGTCCTCTCGTTTACAGAGCGTACGATGCCCTTCCTGCGCAGCGCGACGCCGCTCATCATGCGCCGCACCGAAGAGCGGGCGCAGAAAGCCGAACGCCTCAAAAAACGGGCCAAGAGCGTGGAGATCGTCCGCAGCGAACTGTTTGAAGAGCTCCGCGCGCTGCGGCGGGCCATCGCCACGGAAGAGGGAGTCCCGCCATACGTCGTCTTTACCGACAAGACGCTCTCCGCCATCTGCGACATGCTGCCGACGGACGAAGAGGAATTCCTCGAGGTCCCCGGCGTCGGCGCGGCCAAGCTAGAACGCTACGGAGAGGCCTTCATAGACGCCGTCAACGACTGGAAGGGCAGACAGGGATAA
- a CDS encoding alanine/glycine:cation symporter family protein, protein MVDNLLNSIVSFLWGPPLLVLLLGTGVYFSVLTRCWQIRNFFKAFKHCFFTKDSNDNDSGNNISSYEAASVAIAGSIGAGNIGGVAGAIALGGPGVVFWLWATALVGMMTKMVEVTLAVYFREKNNEGKFIGGPTFYMEKGLGSKGFPWKIIAIVFSVGILLQMFLSPENFSVSESMYELIGVDRIWGGVIYAIACWVVIYGGLSRVAKFASLMMPFMSLTYLILGLWIIVVNYERLPEVITLIFRNAFTPTAAVGGFAGATFMITVRTGIARGLFSNEAGWGTSPMVHASARNKHPIEQGMWGMMEVFIDTMVVCTITALVILVSGEWASGAAGVTLTMRSFQHGLGGFAKYFIAIALFLFCWTTQTGWFCYHQMLIKHVFRDYPKACNFLAKAQQCTQPLYGLIMTILIVIFGVQTKYAWLVVDISSAIPTFINLFVIIFLTKKFLSVLNDFEGPKKLYGKELYDSVKID, encoded by the coding sequence GTGGTAGATAACTTACTCAATTCCATCGTTTCTTTTCTGTGGGGGCCGCCGTTACTGGTTCTTTTACTTGGTACCGGGGTATATTTTTCTGTATTAACGCGTTGCTGGCAAATAAGGAATTTTTTTAAAGCATTTAAACACTGTTTTTTTACAAAAGATAGCAACGATAATGACAGTGGCAATAATATATCCTCTTATGAGGCAGCTAGTGTAGCTATTGCTGGTTCTATCGGTGCAGGAAATATTGGCGGTGTGGCTGGAGCAATCGCATTAGGTGGACCAGGGGTAGTATTCTGGCTTTGGGCAACGGCGCTTGTTGGAATGATGACAAAGATGGTCGAAGTCACACTAGCCGTATATTTTCGAGAGAAAAATAACGAAGGAAAATTTATCGGCGGTCCAACGTTCTATATGGAGAAGGGGTTAGGAAGCAAAGGGTTTCCCTGGAAAATTATTGCTATCGTTTTTAGTGTAGGTATATTGTTGCAAATGTTCCTAAGCCCTGAAAATTTTTCTGTGTCAGAATCGATGTATGAACTTATAGGTGTCGATAGGATATGGGGAGGCGTCATATATGCAATAGCCTGCTGGGTAGTAATATACGGAGGATTAAGCCGCGTTGCAAAATTTGCATCCCTTATGATGCCATTTATGTCCTTGACATATTTGATTTTGGGTTTATGGATCATTGTTGTTAATTATGAAAGATTACCAGAGGTCATAACATTGATTTTCCGTAATGCATTCACCCCAACAGCTGCTGTGGGAGGTTTTGCCGGAGCGACGTTCATGATTACGGTACGCACAGGTATTGCCAGAGGATTATTCAGCAATGAAGCTGGCTGGGGAACAAGTCCTATGGTGCATGCCTCTGCAAGGAATAAGCATCCCATTGAGCAAGGCATGTGGGGAATGATGGAAGTTTTCATAGACACAATGGTCGTGTGTACTATAACCGCCCTTGTCATTCTAGTATCGGGCGAATGGGCCTCTGGAGCTGCTGGTGTTACATTGACAATGAGAAGTTTCCAGCATGGACTGGGTGGTTTTGCAAAATATTTCATCGCGATAGCCCTATTCCTTTTTTGCTGGACAACACAAACCGGATGGTTTTGTTATCACCAAATGCTCATCAAGCATGTTTTTAGAGATTATCCAAAAGCATGTAATTTTTTAGCAAAAGCTCAGCAATGTACGCAGCCACTTTATGGGTTGATAATGACAATCTTGATAGTTATATTCGGTGTGCAAACAAAATATGCTTGGCTGGTTGTTGATATCTCGTCCGCCATACCAACTTTCATCAATCTTTTTGTCATAATCTTCCTAACTAAGAAATTCCTTTCTGTGCTGAATGATTTTGAAGGGCCAAAGAAATTATATGGTAAAGAACTATACGATTCAGTAAAAATTGACTAA
- a CDS encoding peptidylprolyl isomerase, producing MMKILALSAMVAAAVMFPFAAKQAEAADAAEAAPKRQIAAFETNYGTFKIELFNDLAPKTVKNFVDLAKKGYYNGLSFHRVIDQFMIQGGCPEGNGTGGPGYTIPDEFGKGLKHDKPGILSMANAGPNTGGSQFFITLVPTPWLDGKHAIFGQVVEGMDVVEKIGKLPTDSMDRPLKKAVMEKVTIK from the coding sequence ATGATGAAAATATTAGCACTCAGCGCAATGGTCGCGGCGGCGGTGATGTTCCCATTCGCGGCGAAGCAGGCGGAGGCGGCTGACGCCGCCGAGGCTGCGCCGAAACGTCAGATAGCTGCCTTTGAGACGAACTACGGCACCTTCAAAATTGAACTCTTCAACGACCTTGCCCCCAAGACGGTGAAGAACTTTGTCGACCTCGCTAAGAAGGGCTACTACAACGGGCTCTCTTTCCACCGCGTCATCGACCAGTTCATGATCCAGGGGGGCTGCCCGGAGGGCAACGGTACCGGCGGTCCCGGCTACACGATTCCCGACGAGTTTGGCAAGGGGCTCAAGCATGACAAACCCGGCATCCTCTCAATGGCCAACGCCGGCCCCAACACCGGCGGCTCGCAGTTCTTCATCACCCTTGTCCCGACGCCCTGGCTCGACGGCAAGCACGCGATCTTCGGACAGGTCGTGGAGGGGATGGACGTCGTAGAGAAGATCGGCAAACTGCCGACGGACTCGATGGACAGGCCGCTGAAAAAGGCGGTTATGGAGAAGGTCACTATTAAATAA
- a CDS encoding saccharopine dehydrogenase family protein, which yields MKKVLVAGCGLVGKTIALDLSQDFDVTVMDPSESSLASIDNPNIKKIRKSVTDADSLFEIAKDMDVVCGLVPQPFLKQLHTQIIDIGKNYVSPSGYRLSEGLDTLAKKRGCTGVCDIGIAPGMSNYLLAKGAEMLEELDFGCIYVTGIPDKLDPPFNYRIVFCLEDTMREYCRPARYIKDGQLTTAPALSGIEDVYIPGIGKLEAFFTDGLCSAADNIKGNYIAEKTMRWPGYVDTINVLKAAGCFGTEPIRVDGMEIVPFNVTAELLRPIWKLRPENGDRDLTIMRIVAKGPREGKYVTYTWDMIDKFDEKNNLHSMARTTAFPCATAARAIANGIISEKGFFTPELLIENKNFDSFLMSELKIRGMNFKLSTLIEEL from the coding sequence ATGAAAAAAGTATTGGTTGCGGGATGCGGCTTAGTCGGTAAAACAATAGCGCTCGATCTTTCCCAGGATTTTGATGTAACAGTTATGGATCCGTCAGAATCTTCACTGGCATCTATAGACAATCCTAATATAAAAAAAATCAGAAAGTCTGTCACAGACGCTGACAGTCTTTTTGAGATCGCAAAAGATATGGATGTTGTCTGCGGCCTTGTGCCTCAACCGTTCTTAAAACAGCTGCATACTCAAATAATCGATATAGGGAAAAATTATGTAAGCCCCTCCGGCTATAGGTTAAGCGAAGGATTAGACACTCTTGCAAAAAAACGTGGATGTACTGGTGTCTGCGATATTGGAATTGCTCCTGGGATGTCAAACTATCTTTTAGCAAAAGGTGCAGAAATGCTGGAAGAACTTGATTTTGGATGTATCTATGTGACAGGAATACCAGACAAGCTAGACCCTCCGTTCAATTACAGGATCGTATTCTGCCTTGAAGACACAATGAGGGAATATTGCCGTCCAGCAAGATATATAAAAGATGGACAACTCACAACAGCACCAGCTCTTAGCGGCATCGAAGATGTCTATATACCGGGAATTGGTAAACTTGAAGCATTCTTTACCGATGGCCTTTGTTCTGCCGCGGATAATATAAAAGGCAACTATATAGCAGAAAAAACTATGCGCTGGCCGGGATATGTAGACACCATAAATGTATTAAAAGCAGCAGGGTGCTTTGGCACAGAGCCAATTAGGGTCGATGGCATGGAAATTGTACCTTTTAATGTAACTGCCGAACTATTGCGTCCTATATGGAAACTACGTCCGGAAAATGGTGACAGAGATCTCACTATAATGAGAATTGTCGCAAAAGGTCCTAGAGAAGGGAAATATGTAACTTATACTTGGGATATGATTGATAAGTTTGACGAAAAAAATAATCTGCATTCTATGGCCAGAACTACCGCATTTCCATGCGCAACCGCAGCTAGGGCCATAGCTAATGGAATTATTTCTGAAAAGGGGTTCTTTACTCCAGAGTTGCTTATTGAAAATAAAAATTTTGATTCCTTCCTTATGTCAGAATTAAAAATTAGAGGAATGAACTTTAAGTTAAGTACACTTATTGAAGAATTATAA
- a CDS encoding GntR family transcriptional regulator — protein MYTEEKAYRLILEDIINGKYMPGDFLLELDIASRLKMSRTPVNSALSRLESEGYLTRMPKKGCCIPTPTPKEVNLTFSTRSFIEAESAASAAVNIEDDEIDILDGIINKERSIFSIKDSKCWADINMEFHFSIAKFSHNPYLERWVKQIYWHCYLYISYLNGFYLPNDLNEKELVTTYKTPEYHAEIAKAIKSRQPKEARKLMEEHILHTYSFHFKK, from the coding sequence ATGTATACCGAAGAAAAAGCATACCGTTTAATACTTGAAGATATCATCAATGGCAAGTACATGCCCGGTGATTTTTTGTTAGAGTTAGATATTGCATCCCGTTTAAAAATGAGCCGTACACCTGTCAACAGTGCACTGTCTCGTTTAGAGTCTGAGGGATATCTAACAAGAATGCCCAAAAAAGGATGCTGTATACCAACGCCTACTCCTAAAGAGGTAAATCTCACATTCTCAACCCGTAGCTTTATTGAGGCTGAATCCGCGGCATCGGCCGCAGTGAATATAGAGGATGACGAGATCGATATTTTAGATGGAATAATAAATAAAGAACGCTCAATATTTTCTATAAAAGATTCAAAGTGTTGGGCTGATATAAACATGGAATTTCACTTCTCAATTGCGAAATTCTCCCATAATCCGTATCTCGAGCGATGGGTAAAACAAATCTATTGGCATTGTTATCTTTACATATCGTACCTTAACGGCTTCTATCTCCCTAACGATCTTAATGAAAAAGAATTAGTTACCACATATAAAACCCCGGAGTATCATGCGGAAATTGCAAAAGCGATAAAAAGCAGACAACCGAAAGAAGCCCGTAAACTTATGGAGGAGCATATACTTCATACATATTCTTTTCATTTTAAAAAATAG
- a CDS encoding DMT family transporter — MKKSIQGIFLALSAAIGWGMISPIAKILSSMGINLMTVMIFRSIFTIFVVGQYIIFVKKEKPFYCLKKDIFIFYVISGILSVAFAGGGFLMSLAYLTVPEALVIHYTFPLFTILGSYFITRESPTCLQVVAGVLIIVGVYIGMGGTQNNGLSITGIIWGIVSVIGMSGQSLVVRRFSLNHQLDEYNLLFYSNFTGVIVLILFKTMYFGWCDLKIISYFSLFLMTFQALISSVLAYGAFFIALKYISAVMVSLFCAFEIVVGILLTAIILKIIPTYPEIIGSLIIICAISCISITSKK, encoded by the coding sequence TTGAAAAAATCTATTCAAGGTATCTTTCTAGCTTTATCTGCCGCAATCGGGTGGGGAATGATAAGCCCAATCGCAAAAATATTGTCAAGCATGGGGATAAATTTAATGACGGTGATGATATTCCGCTCTATTTTTACGATTTTTGTCGTTGGCCAATATATTATTTTTGTAAAAAAAGAAAAACCATTTTATTGCTTGAAAAAAGACATATTTATCTTTTATGTTATCTCAGGGATACTTTCTGTTGCGTTTGCTGGAGGAGGCTTTCTAATGTCATTGGCGTATCTCACAGTTCCAGAAGCCCTCGTTATACATTACACGTTCCCGTTATTTACAATTTTAGGTTCTTATTTTATTACGCGCGAATCTCCAACCTGCCTACAGGTAGTTGCAGGAGTTTTGATAATCGTTGGAGTTTATATCGGAATGGGGGGAACGCAAAATAACGGCCTATCCATCACCGGGATCATTTGGGGCATAGTTTCAGTTATTGGGATGAGCGGACAGTCTTTAGTTGTACGGCGCTTTTCGCTAAATCATCAATTAGACGAATATAACTTACTCTTTTATTCTAATTTCACAGGTGTGATCGTTTTAATTTTATTTAAAACAATGTACTTTGGATGGTGCGATTTAAAAATCATATCGTACTTTTCGTTATTTTTAATGACCTTTCAAGCGCTTATCTCCAGCGTTCTGGCGTATGGAGCGTTCTTCATCGCATTGAAGTATATCTCTGCGGTGATGGTCAGCCTATTCTGTGCATTTGAAATCGTTGTCGGTATATTGTTAACGGCTATTATTTTAAAAATAATCCCTACTTATCCTGAGATTATTGGAAGTCTAATAATAATTTGTGCAATTTCATGTATTTCAATTACATCAAAAAAATGA
- a CDS encoding iron-containing alcohol dehydrogenase, with translation MMDDIMTRPFNFRMPREVIFEAGCSALAASKAAALGAKRPVFVTGRSMAESSELARLLDGAKAAGMEPLHWREVEPEPPAALLYRAAADIRDFGGDCLIAFGGGSSMDFAKMAAVLAKYPAIRVDEMVGSERVPARGLPTVMIPTTAGSGSEVSAVAVFSFPEDKMKKGVASGNMVADAALVDPLLTLGLPAHITAAAGMDALVHAVESYLSLGTNRLTQDLALAAIRKIVPNLALCVREPGNIGARTAQAYGSLTAGMAFAMSGTAGVHAMAYPLGGEFHVPHGEANTAMLRWVMEYNLEGCSEKFVPIAEAMGIRTEGMSPERAASAALDAMIALGEECGVKTRLRDFGIPKEACSRMAPAAMKEKRLIGNNPRKLTEEAVRKIYERAW, from the coding sequence ATGATGGATGACATTATGACGCGTCCGTTCAATTTCCGTATGCCGCGCGAGGTCATCTTCGAGGCCGGCTGTTCCGCGCTGGCCGCCTCGAAGGCGGCGGCCTTAGGAGCGAAGCGGCCCGTCTTTGTGACCGGACGCAGCATGGCGGAGAGCTCGGAGCTGGCCCGGCTGCTTGACGGGGCGAAGGCCGCGGGCATGGAACCGCTGCACTGGCGCGAGGTGGAGCCGGAGCCGCCCGCCGCTCTCCTTTACAGGGCTGCGGCGGATATTCGTGACTTTGGCGGGGACTGTCTCATCGCCTTCGGCGGCGGCAGTTCAATGGATTTTGCCAAAATGGCGGCGGTGCTTGCGAAGTATCCCGCGATAAGGGTGGACGAGATGGTCGGTTCGGAGCGGGTGCCAGCTCGCGGCCTGCCGACGGTGATGATTCCGACGACGGCGGGCAGCGGTTCGGAGGTCTCGGCGGTCGCCGTATTCTCTTTCCCGGAGGATAAGATGAAAAAGGGCGTTGCGAGCGGCAATATGGTCGCCGACGCCGCGCTCGTCGATCCGCTGCTGACTCTCGGCCTGCCGGCCCATATCACCGCCGCCGCGGGGATGGACGCGCTGGTGCACGCCGTTGAGTCGTATCTTTCGCTGGGCACGAACCGGCTGACGCAGGATCTGGCCCTCGCCGCGATAAGGAAGATCGTTCCCAATCTCGCCCTCTGCGTGCGCGAGCCAGGCAATATCGGGGCGCGCACCGCGCAGGCCTACGGCAGCCTCACGGCGGGAATGGCCTTTGCGATGTCCGGCACCGCCGGCGTTCACGCGATGGCCTATCCGCTCGGCGGCGAGTTCCATGTGCCGCACGGCGAAGCTAACACGGCGATGCTGCGCTGGGTGATGGAGTATAACCTTGAGGGCTGCTCGGAGAAGTTTGTGCCGATCGCGGAGGCGATGGGGATAAGGACGGAGGGCATGAGCCCGGAGCGCGCCGCCTCGGCGGCTCTTGACGCGATGATCGCGCTCGGTGAGGAATGCGGCGTAAAGACGCGCCTGCGCGACTTCGGCATCCCCAAGGAGGCCTGTTCCCGGATGGCCCCCGCGGCGATGAAGGAGAAGCGGCTTATCGGCAACAATCCACGAAAGCTGACGGAAGAGGCGGTAAGGAAGATATACGAACGAGCCTGGTGA
- a CDS encoding DUF2156 domain-containing protein has protein sequence MDLNFQEITLEEAPRYIAHWNMCEQRTSDYCFPVIWSLGADFGTKLAYDESTDLYWLHQSKVGLADLAPVGNWRRGDWPRILRERYGDEMEFFLVPEKLAEIWCSELAGKADVEVVDDRGTWEYLYNIRDLATLAGNKYMKKRNRVNQFRKNYDYVYEPMTDALLPEVVDFQYSWCQVNNCGTTAGLMQENHGIQKILQNWHRIPNLCGGVVKIKDQIVAYTIGELAGDMLVVHYEKASLEYGAAYQVINKEFLSHIVELHPELEIVNREEDMNDPGLRAAKMSYLPVGFLKECRVKIKFI, from the coding sequence TTGGATTTGAATTTTCAGGAGATAACGCTGGAAGAGGCGCCGAGATATATCGCGCACTGGAATATGTGCGAACAGCGCACCTCGGACTATTGTTTCCCGGTGATATGGAGCTTGGGCGCGGACTTCGGAACGAAGCTCGCCTATGACGAAAGTACGGATCTCTATTGGCTGCACCAGAGCAAGGTGGGACTCGCCGATCTCGCGCCGGTGGGAAACTGGCGGCGCGGCGACTGGCCGCGGATACTGCGCGAGCGCTACGGGGATGAGATGGAGTTTTTCCTTGTTCCCGAGAAGCTCGCCGAGATATGGTGCTCCGAACTTGCCGGAAAGGCGGATGTCGAGGTCGTAGACGACCGCGGCACGTGGGAGTACCTCTACAACATACGCGACCTGGCGACGCTTGCGGGAAACAAATATATGAAGAAGCGCAACCGCGTCAACCAGTTCAGGAAGAACTACGACTATGTCTATGAGCCGATGACGGACGCGCTGCTGCCGGAGGTGGTGGACTTCCAGTATTCGTGGTGCCAGGTGAACAACTGCGGCACGACGGCGGGGCTCATGCAGGAGAACCACGGGATACAGAAGATACTGCAGAACTGGCACCGCATCCCAAATCTGTGCGGCGGCGTGGTCAAGATAAAGGACCAGATCGTCGCCTATACTATCGGCGAGCTCGCGGGCGACATGCTTGTCGTCCACTATGAGAAGGCGAGCCTCGAATACGGCGCGGCCTATCAGGTGATAAACAAGGAGTTCCTTTCGCATATCGTCGAGCTTCATCCGGAGCTTGAGATCGTCAACCGCGAAGAGGATATGAACGATCCGGGGCTGCGCGCGGCGAAGATGTCATATCTGCCGGTCGGGTTCCTTAAGGAGTGCCGCGTAAAAATAAAATTCATATAA